One genomic region from Molothrus aeneus isolate 106 chromosome 24, BPBGC_Maene_1.0, whole genome shotgun sequence encodes:
- the TOMM6 gene encoding mitochondrial import receptor subunit TOM6 homolog, producing the protein MAAVAGAGAAGAAGAVAAPPRGIRAWLRSAFRFATDRNDFRRNLLLNLGLFAAGVWVARNLTDIDLMAPQPVP; encoded by the exons ATGGCGGCGGTGGCaggagcgggagcggcgggagcggccggggcggtggcggccccgccgcggggcATCCGCGCCTGGCTGCGGAGCGCCTTCCGCTTCGCCACCGACCGCAACGACTTCCGCAG GAACCTGCTGCTGAACCTGGGGCTGTTTGCCGCCGGCGTCTGGGTGGCCCGGAACCTGACCGACATCGACCTGATGGCTCCGCAGCCCGTCCCGTAG